One window of the Thamnophis elegans isolate rThaEle1 chromosome 6, rThaEle1.pri, whole genome shotgun sequence genome contains the following:
- the C6H3orf52 gene encoding TPA-induced transmembrane protein — translation MVLTSVFLVLIFVIALSLILYSVVHIDEDEYWDPELIASGKQHNFSGIVNIKCPNPNLSESAYDVFAKNLNKRLKDVYSYSPALGRYFISSEVISFSRENNTASYNLQFLVPPESADFMKYRMSKEFVMNILRQNIYDKQNFSDLDIPECTDIILDPSSVTIKLT, via the exons ATGGTTCTAACATCTGTTTTTTTAGTGTTGATCTTTGTGATTGCTTTAAGTTTAATTTTGTATTCAG TGGTTCACATAGATGAAGATGAATATTGGGATCCTGAGTTAATTGCAAGTGGTAAACAGCACAATTTCTCTGGAATAGTAAACATTAAATGTCCAAACCCTAATCTCTCAGAGTCTGCATATGATGTGTTTGCTAAAAATCTTAATAAAAGG cTTAAGGATGTATACAGTTACTCACCTGCATTGGGAAGATATTTTATCTCATCTGAAGTTATTTCCTTCAG TAGAGAAAACAATACAGCATCATACAACTTGCAATTCTTGGTGCCACCTGAGAGTGCTGACTTCATGAAGTATAGAATGAGTAAAGAGTTTGTAATGAATATTTTAAGACAAAATATATATGACAAGCAAAACTTCTCTGACTTGGATATACCTGAATGTACAGATATAATACTTGACCCATCTTCTGTTACAATAAAAT taacataa